The Stomoxys calcitrans chromosome 3, idStoCalc2.1, whole genome shotgun sequence genome includes a region encoding these proteins:
- the LOC106084396 gene encoding transmembrane protein 138 — protein MKLTLGRYRVLLGLQFSLLVADLFFNTFAHLLLPQKLQLTILLFVTQDLFIICEYLFFTFAVHATCVYEVGATHVILKNCKLFLFTILLYFLLSVSQHFWFVYNVLWYPMTNWSTTMKALSFVQRTVSFFYYYTYKRTALTISDPRYYEENIDWIAEQLSDK, from the exons ATGAAATTAACTTTAGGCAGATATCGTGTACTTTTGGGTTTGCAATTTTCTCTTTTGgttgctgatttatttttcaACACATTTGCCCATTTGCTGTTGCCACAAAAACTTCAATTGACAATATTATTGTTTGT cacccaggatttgttcatTATCTGCGAGTATCTCTTTTTCACCTTTGCCGTTCATGCCACCTGTGTCTATGAG GTGGGGGCTACTCATGTTATTCTGAAGAACTGCAAATTATTTCTATTTACCATTTTGTTGTACTTTTTGCTGTCGGTTTCGCAACACTTTTGGTTTGTCTACAATGTCCTGTGGTATCCCATGACCAATTGGTCAACAACTATGAAAGCTTTATCATTTGTACAGAGAACAG TTTCCTTCTTCTATTATTACACATATAAGCGCACAGCTTTAACCATATCCGATCCGAGATATTATGAGGAAAATATAGATTGGATTGCGGAGCAATTGAGTGATAAGTAA